The sequence below is a genomic window from Lolium perenne isolate Kyuss_39 chromosome 4, Kyuss_2.0, whole genome shotgun sequence.
AATTTCCCACATTAATCTATGTTGCTTACCTGTCCTACAGGCTTACTTCTACTAATTGATTACAATTCAAGAGCTGACCATCTAAAAAAGGTGCAAACAACATATTTCTGTAGGTTACAATACCACACATAGAAATCTAGCTCTGTACTTTCATAAACAGTGTCACATCATCACATGCACATCCCTTGTTATATATGTACCTATCAATAGTTGAAGATTCTATGTAAGTTCGAGCGATTATGCATGTTTTACCTGCATATAGTAGATTATTGAATTGGCAGTCAATTGATTCTAGTCGACAGATATAATAACTTACTCTTTGTCATTTTTTTTGTAGATGTTTAATTGTAATTGATGACATCAATAAGCAACAttgggatgccataaaatctatCTTCCATAGGGAAACAAAAAGCAGAATCGTAGTAACCACGGCTCTTCAATCAGTAGCTAATGCTTGCAGCTCAGGTGATGGTTTTATTTACAAGATGAACATTCTTGATGCGGAACTCTCTAAGGTTTTGCTAATGAAGAAGGTATTCTTTCGAGGATGTTCGCCTGAATTAGAGCGGGGTTCAACCGCAATTGTGGAGAAGTGCGATGGCCTTCCACTTGCTCTTGTTAGTGTGGCTAAGTTTTTGCTAGGCGAGACTGAGCTCACAGGAAGTCACTGTGCGCAAGTTTGCCGCAGCCTCGGGCATCATATGGAGAAGGAGGCAGACTTCAGAAAACTGCAACAGGTTCTTTTAAATAGCTATAGCAGTCTTTCTGGCTATCCTCTCAGGACCTCATTACTATACACAAGTGTGTTCCCAAATGGTCGTCCAATCAGGAGGAGTACTTTAATCAGGCGATGGTTAGCCGAAGGTTATGTACGATGTCAGTACAAACGCAGTGACCTGGAGGTAGCAGATGAAAACTTCAAGGAACTTATTGACCGGAATATCGTTCGGCCTATCGATGCTAGCAACAATTCGAAGGTGAAGACATGCAAAACTCATGGTATTATGCACGAGTTCATGCTGCACAAGTCCATGTCTGATAACTTCATCACTTCTCTTCGTGATCAAAATCGAAGTAATTTTCGTCACCTGTTCATCGAGAACCCTGCAAGTGACAGCACCTTGGGCATGAACCAGCATACAAGTTCAGCAAGTGATGACACAGCTGGCAGCAAGAAATTCCGTGCCCGATCTCTAACGATCTTTGGGAATGCGGGAGACGCTGCTTCCGAGTTTTGCAGGTGTGAGCTACTGCGAGTGTTGGATCTGGAAGAATGCAATGATTTGGTGGATGATCAGCTCGAGGATATACACAAGCTGTGGTATCTAAAATATTTGAGCCTTGGGGGCACTATCAGCAGCCTTCCAAAGAAAATTGACAAGTTACACTGCTTAGAGACACTGGACCTGAGGAAGACAAAGATAGATATGTTGCCAGTAGAAGTCATTGGGTTGCCTCACTTAGCTCACCTGTTTGGAAAGTTTAAGCTTGGGAAAAATGACTTGAAAATGAGCGAACTAGAGAAGGTCCTGCCAAAAAAAAGTAAGTTGAAGACTCTTGCAGGATTTGTTGCAGATGAAAACCCTGGTTTTCTACAACTGATGGCTCATATGAAAGAATTGAAAAAGGTTAAGATATGGTTTGAAGCCACTGGTACAGACAACGAGAGCTTGCCTCATATTTCAAAGGCGGTTCAGAAGTTTGCTCAGGGTGGTATGGACACGGCAGGTGTTCGTTCTCTGTCACTTGATTTTGGAAACTCTTCGGGAGACCTCCTGAGTTCTATAGAGGAATATTGTTATCTTAGCTCACTGAAACTGCAGGGCAGGCTGAGCCTATTGCCTCAGTTTGTCACGTCCCTATGTGGCCTCACGGAGTTGTGCCTTTCATCAACTAATCTAACGGGGAGTGATCTATCAAACCTGTGTAAGTTGCAGTACTTGCTGTACCTTAAACTGGTTGAAGCGGACCTTAGGAGCTTCATCATAAAAAGTGGAGATTTCCCAAGCCTGCGACGCCTATGTCTTGTTGTGCAAATACCCGTCCTCCCTACAATCAGAGAAGGAGCCCTGCCCTTTCTTGTCTCAGTTCAGCTGCTCTGTAAAGATCTTGTTGATCTTTCAGGCATCAAGATAGAATACCATGGTCGTCTCGAGGAAGTTGCTCTTGATTATATGGTCagcaacaaaacagtagaaatGTGGGAAACTGCAGCGAAAAAGCATCCTAAGAGACCAAAGATTCTGTTTCTCAAAAGGATTGATCCAAGCGAAACTGAATCTACTGTGAAATATGTGGCGACAGATGGACCAATTTGTGAGAAGGGATCCATCATTGAGTTGAATCAAGTTCAACTAACGCAGAATATGTTGCAGAATAAATGCATTATCCGTTCAGTCCATTCAAGTTCAGTGAACAAGCCCAATTCAGCTTTGAAGAAAATAATAGTTTCAGAAACCCCTCAGGCTGCATCCAAGCTGTCCAGTGTTGGGGCGGTGTGATGCCTCCTGCAAGGCGAGGAACCTGTCAGTTCGTGTGCTTATTTGTGTTCAGTCATATTTCCATTTAAACAAATGTGCCACATAATAGCATGACTATGACACCAACGGTATAACATAATTGTTTATATTTTCTGTaaaatatgttgtgtttgttagtTCAATTCTGACAGATAGGTCACATCTGTCTACAGTTGTAATTTGATTTCTTATATTCAGGTTTTTGAAATAAACATTGGAGATCATTTTTCTCTTCATTTTTTTGGATCATTTGTTTTCAAGCATTGCTATTGGGACTATGCTGAAATGCTTTAAATTAATCTCATGAGTAGTTTACATAACTAGAGAGATTCCATCTTGGCTGTTCCATGATATTACTAGAGTCGTGTCATTGTATTAAACTGAAATGCATATTTGTGCGTTTCTTCTTCTTCATGTTGACTCACCTTTTTTCCCATTTAATCTCTTCTTTTAATTGTGACGATTGATTTCACTTTGACACAAACAGTTCAGGAACATGTATAGAAACTACACTAGGTATTtggctagttttttttttttttttttgagaaaacacAAAATGCTAT
It includes:
- the LOC127294249 gene encoding disease resistance protein RGA4 yields the protein MEAALASALTKEVVLKLVTLLSEKHKLSKGLKDDIRFIQTELEMISIARDSHLVDPSASRPQVMSMEEMRDLAHDIEDCLDRFLPCVACEGESSVLHRLKKAVASTRSRFAAEIRKLKKRLKDAQERRVNYDVNGCRSSAGAASPATADTAENDPVGIDKPKQELVELLLDSEPGKLSVISIVGFGGSGKTTLARAVYDCSSVVGRFPCRAWAASSEHKDAGGLLTAILRQLHADDVPQVQNSINDFLQTTECLIVIDDINKQHWDAIKSIFHRETKSRIVVTTALQSVANACSSGDGFIYKMNILDAELSKVLLMKKVFFRGCSPELERGSTAIVEKCDGLPLALVSVAKFLLGETELTGSHCAQVCRSLGHHMEKEADFRKLQQVLLNSYSSLSGYPLRTSLLYTSVFPNGRPIRRSTLIRRWLAEGYVRCQYKRSDLEVADENFKELIDRNIVRPIDASNNSKVKTCKTHGIMHEFMLHKSMSDNFITSLRDQNRSNFRHLFIENPASDSTLGMNQHTSSASDDTAGSKKFRARSLTIFGNAGDAASEFCRCELLRVLDLEECNDLVDDQLEDIHKLWYLKYLSLGGTISSLPKKIDKLHCLETLDLRKTKIDMLPVEVIGLPHLAHLFGKFKLGKNDLKMSELEKVLPKKSKLKTLAGFVADENPGFLQLMAHMKELKKVKIWFEATGTDNESLPHISKAVQKFAQGGMDTAGVRSLSLDFGNSSGDLLSSIEEYCYLSSLKLQGRLSLLPQFVTSLCGLTELCLSSTNLTGSDLSNLCKLQYLLYLKLVEADLRSFIIKSGDFPSLRRLCLVVQIPVLPTIREGALPFLVSVQLLCKDLVDLSGIKIEYHGRLEEVALDYMVSNKTVEMWETAAKKHPKRPKILFLKRIDPSETESTVKYVATDGPICEKGSIIELNQVQLTQNMLQNKCIIRSVHSSSVNKPNSALKKIIVSETPQAASKLSSVGAV